TTAAATTTGAAAATATAAATGCTATTCATTATTATAATAATTGTATTAGCACTCATAATTAATGAGTGCTAACAATAAAGCTAAAAATAATTTAAAATAAATTCAAAGTATTTTTAAGGAGGGGTTTAGATGAAAATTAGACCACTTGGAGACAGAGTTGTAATTAAAAAAATTGAGGCAGAGGAAACTACAAAAAGTGGTATCGTTTTGCCGGGAAGTGCTAAGGAGAAACCGCAAGAAGCAGAAATTGTGGCAGTAGGACCTGGTGGAGTGATAGATGGAAAAGAAATTAAAATGGAAGTTAAGGTAGGGGATAGGGTATTGTTCTCTAAATATGCTGGAAATGAAGTAAAAATAGATGGAGTGGAATACACTATTCTAAGACAGGATGACATACTTGCTATAATTGAGTAGTAAATTATAAAGTATGATGTCAAAAACAAATAAGTATTTATATAACGGAAGTTGTAAGGAGGGTTTTTTATGGCAAAAAGTATTTTATTTAGTGAAGATGCTAGAAAAAGAATGCAAGAAGGCGTGGACAAATTAGCTAATACAGTAAAAGTTACTCTTGGACCTAAGGGAAGAAATGTA
This genomic interval from Clostridium kluyveri contains the following:
- the groES gene encoding co-chaperone GroES — encoded protein: MKIRPLGDRVVIKKIEAEETTKSGIVLPGSAKEKPQEAEIVAVGPGGVIDGKEIKMEVKVGDRVLFSKYAGNEVKIDGVEYTILRQDDILAIIE